One genomic window of Garra rufa chromosome 2, GarRuf1.0, whole genome shotgun sequence includes the following:
- the eif4eb gene encoding eukaryotic translation initiation factor 4eb encodes MRPVNDLRKMATAEPELNSVSCKSEEENSEETNQEIVSPESYIKHPLQNRWSLWFFKNDKSKTWQANLRLISKVDTVEDFWALYNHIQLSSNLMSGCDYSLFKDGIEPMWEDERNKRGGRWLITLNKQQRKYDLDRFWLETLLCLIGEAFDDHSDEVCGAVVNVRTKGDKIAIWTSDYENREAITHIGRVYKERLGIPMNMTIGYQSHTDTATKSGSTTKNKFVV; translated from the exons GAATTAAACTCAGTTTCTTGTAAGAGTGAAGAGGAGAACTCAGAAGAGACCAATCAGGAGATTGTCAGCCCTGAGAGCTACATCAAACACCCCCTACAGAACAG ATGGTCTTTATGGTTCTTCAAAAATGACAAGAGCAAAACATGGCAGGCCAATCTCAGGCTGATCTCAAAAGTTGACACAGTAGAGGATTTCTGGGC GCTTTATAACCACATTCAGCTCTCCAGTAATTTGATGTCAGGGTGTGACTACTCACTTTTCAAG GATGGTATTGAGCCTATGTGGGAGGATGAGAGGAATAAAAGAGGAGGCCGCTGGCTCATCACTCTCAACAAGCAGCAGAGGAAGTATGACCTGGACCGCTTTTGGTTGGAAACT CTGCTCTGCCTCATCGGTGAGGCCTTTGACGACCACAGTGACGAAGTGTGCGGGGCTGTAGTCAATGTCCGAACAAAAGGAGATAAAATTGCCATCTGGACATCTGACTATGAGAACAGAGAGGCTATAACGCACATAGG GAGGGTGTACAAGGAACGACTAGGCATCCCTATGAATATGACCATTGGTTACCAGTCTCATACTGACACAGCCACTAAGAGTGGCTCCACTACTAAGAACAAGTTTGTGGTCTGA